CTTTTCTGTCTGGGTTGCCTGTGGGCTAAGGCCACAAACTGAGATAAAGCTTGGACAGATCAGTTTAGGTAGTAGCACTACACTGTGCTATTATATATACAGGTATCATCATTTTTAGTCTTTGGAGAGAGTTCGCAAATTGATCAAAGTAAACTCGTGATCAAAGTGAACTCGTGGATAAACTGTGAAGAATATTATAAGAATAGGCAGTGATTGTACTAAACTGTCAATTATTCTGTGATTCCAAGATACAGAATCAAGccattatctccaaattgatccgctttatttaacatttatttcgACCTGATGAAGTTGACGTGTTTTATGAAGCTACTTGAAGCAAACAAATTCCTATTTACTGACGATGGAGACAGCGTTTCCTGTGGCTTGTGGTCACAAAGATCAAACTTGAACAGATCAGGCTAGGTAATAGCACAAAACTTAGCAATTATGTATACGGATACCATCATATTTAGTCGTATGCGGAGAGTACGAAAATAATATGTAAGCTCTCCTCAGTCTCATTTGGCCGTGCTAACACTATGAAATTTGCTCATCGAATTCCAATATCCACAAGTAAAAAAGGGCAAGATTTCTGTCTATTTTGCTATTAGAGGTACAATAAAATGGAACGAAAAGGATAGTTTGATTCTAATTGAATACTTCTTGCATGATGATATTACCGTGTTGTGAAGTATTTTTCCGAGCCCCGTAGGGGCGAGGGAAAATATGAGCAATGGGCGAAATGTCAAGTTGTATTATTTTTCAAACCATCAATGGAGAAATTTATACTTGTACTATCATCCCATTATCTATTATTTCGGTGTGACCTTTGTGTTTCTCAGCTTTCAGTCCGTGCTTTTGCCCTGTTCTAAAATGTAAGGTCCTGGCATATTTTGTACGTTCCGTTGCCCTTATATGGTAAATGACGTCATAGGGAATAAGATGCTGAGATCCATTATACATTATACGTTAAATGGCAAAGGTGTCAATTTGAGTTTTTGTATATAACAGGTCTGCGCAAGTACTACTTTAACATATCACATTGCAAACTACGTTCACGTTAAGGTTTTTATTTGTGAAATTCTTTGCTTGAGCTGGATGTCGAATTTGAACTAATCCAAACACTGTTCTAAGTTCTAATTTAGGGACCTGATCTTACTGACTAAAGCCATTCTGTGAAACATAGACTGGAAGAATGACTCACTCACTTGCCTTCATCATAGTTTTAGTCCTAACACTGTATTCCCCGTGCTGCCCACcagaaatatcaaaatatgtttaaaaaacattcaaagaacATTTGCGATAGTGCTTCGTGTAGAGTAGTCTGTAAGGTGATTTCTAAAAAACTTGAGTCAAATTTGATGGTTTAGTTAATATTTTCAAATCAGCCTTCATTAACAATTACTTTTTTGAACTTCGTGCATCGTTATTCTCCGGAACAAAGACAACGTGCGAAAAACTTCAGAGTGAAGTTTCAAGCTTACGGTCATCCCCAAAACATTTTATCGAAGATATTATATTCATTCCAAGACAAGTGTTGAGCTTTCAGCTTCATTTAACTCTTATTACGCAGTTTTAATGATAAATCAGCCTAGCTTCAAGAGGTAATCTGTCTCAGCGAAATTCAATAAGCTGACGTCTACGATGGGAGTATTGTCAATGAGTATGCAGACGTTTTTCTTCCCCCATCTGattattcattttcctttcacttcTATTTCATACTCACCCTGCACTAAAAAGAACATTCGGTCAAAGACCTCctcttaagaaatttaatcTGTATTGTCTGACAACTgtgtaagtgatattttaagcTATAGGGAGTACACTTAAACAGCTCAGCGCTGAGAGGGTAGTTTCATCTTAACTTGCGTTTTTGAGCTACATCAGTCCCCGCCAACGGACTATATTCTTCCTCGGCTGTTTTAAAGATCGCCAATACAGAAATGGATTCAAAGAGAAACTTCCGCACGAAATCTACTGAAAAGATCAGTAGAATTCCCTTGGCAATTTCAGTGACTTCTTTGACTCTTGTGACATTGTTGTTTATGAGGATCGAGTTTGTGTACAATAATTCGAAAGCGCTGGAAATAAGGCTTGAAAACCGAATTCAGTGGATTGACGATGACCTGAAAACTAACATAGGGAGAATAGTGAAGAAGAGGTTACAAATTTATGAGACTGCATCCACAacaaggagaaagaaaaggcCTGATGTTATCTTTGGTGAGTCATTGGCTACTCGTACCTCAGATCTGTTAGCTTTTAATAATCAGCACTATAATATACAGCATCACagcacaaaatgattttatcgTTAGTTTGCCTCTCAATTCTATGAACAGAATACTCGCTATACGAGTATACAGAACGAAAATCTATCTTAAGtagtattttatttgttatccTTCTGCCAAGGGTATTTTTGGAAAAGGTCAAACTCAACTAACGCTTAAAAtctgaattattttctcttttcacaaGCTTTATGCGAAAGAACACGCGGAAGGTAATCAGCAAGCgaacattttattgttttgctttactcaAGAAACTGTATGGTTATCGAAAACATCTGCTTTCACATTACGGTAGTGTAGCGTGACATACATTCGTGTATCAGACCACTGAAGAATGCAGATTGGATCACGTAACATTTTGTTGAACCAacaggcaaaatattgccttttgtgacagcataccacccaggggttaaaaaatttaaaacaaatactgatgcaagaatggaacctcatccaaaatcagccactgctgaaaacaatttacaaaacgcctccgattatatcatacaaaagaggtaaatcgctcaaagacatactcgtcagagcgaagctttaattaaaggcttttgcgtcgcaaacgtaaaaccacacaggggagtctgtgcaggcctgtctatgaccttttcaatcTGTAACATTTTGTTGAACCAAACCGAAGTTATAACTCCTATTATTTTAACTTCCTGAAACACAGCAGTCTACATTCTCATTCTCTTGGACTAACGTGTCTGATCACCACCATTTTTTGGTACCGAAATTTTGACGACAGTAGAACTGTTAACTTTATTTAGCGAATAGGACTTTTTGGCAAACAGCCCGATGGTCAATTAACTTACCTGAAACTCTCAGCTGAAAAGTCTTGTGACTAAAGGCAGCTTCAGACAGCCCTCGGGctatttttgaacaaaatttataGAAGTAAaaggttcctttttttttttttgttatttaatttttgcgCCAGTTTTATGTGCATATGAATGTTTTAACATTTGCGTATTTctcttttgtcttcattttctcatttttcctcATCACCGCAAACATCGATTGATAAACGACTACATCAATTCTGCTCATTCTTTCGCACTTTAAAATGCATTATTTCATTAATCCcataagaaatatttgttatcGTAACCTCCACaggttttgaaaacaaagttggAAGTGTGGTATCAGTTATCCGTGATcatgaaagagagagaagaaatgTTGCTGCAGGAACAATAACTCTGCAGCAAGTCCGCCAGGAAATTAACAACAAACTCAATCAATCCTGCAGTGTTAACAACAAGATTTGTCAGACAGGACCTCCAGGTCCTCCAGGTGCCCTCGGTTATCCAGGgtacaaaggagaaaaaggagcCACGGGGAAAACCGGCTCACGAGGCCCTTCGGGTGCTATCGGGGCTCCAGGCGTGAGTGGCAAAAGAGGACCTGTGGGACCTCAAGGAGTAAAAGGCGACAAGGGCGACAAAGGGTCCGTTGGAGCGCCCGGGATTAGAGGAGAGACTGGAACGAAGGGTCGTCAAGGACAACAAGGATCTATTGgcttaaaaggaaacaaaggcaACAGAGGATTGGTTGGTATTCGGGGACCAAAGGGAGAATGTGTTGTTCCACTGAAGATCAGTGTATATCCAGTATCTCAGGAAGTCTTTGCGGACGAGCCTGTAATATTTTACTGTTGGGTTCAAGGCCATCTTTCGTCCAAGATAACGTGGCGTAAACTTGGAGGTACTCTATCTAATGCTACTGTTGAAGATGGTGCGCTTCGAATAAGCAGCGTACAAAGGTCACATGCTGGGTTATACATGTGTACAGCTCACACTGGTTTGGGAATGTTCCGCATAATAAGCAGATTGCACGTAAAAGGTGGGGACTTTTAATTTTGAGCGATTTTCAACTTTGCCGCCTTTCAGTTGTTCGGAAATGTTAGGACATCAGTGTCGTTTGTTTTCAGAATCAGATAATGCCCCTAATCGAATCATCATGGTTATTCAGATCTATTGATAAAGATGTTTCTACAACCAAGAAAATACAACCTGAATGGTTCTGGTGTGCCTTGTTTTCGGTTAAGCTGCTTGTCAAAGAGAGAAATGATTATGATAAGCTTTGTCTCGCCATCTTTAGCTCAGACTTATAAGATCTTCACCATGTTTGTTTTATGTCTGTTACgatgattttttctttcttcagagCCGCCAAAATTTACCAACAGGCCCCCTACAGTTGTCAATACATTGCTAGGAACTAATGTAACCCTCTGCTGCGAGGC
The sequence above is a segment of the Pocillopora verrucosa isolate sample1 chromosome 5, ASM3666991v2, whole genome shotgun sequence genome. Coding sequences within it:
- the LOC136280971 gene encoding uncharacterized protein yields the protein MDSKRNFRTKSTEKISRIPLAISVTSLTLVTLLFMRIEFVYNNSKALEIRLENRIQWIDDDLKTNIGRIVKKRLQIYETASTTRRKKRPDVIFGFENKVGSVVSVIRDHERERRNVAAGTITLQQVRQEINNKLNQSCSVNNKICQTGPPGPPGALGYPGYKGEKGATGKTGSRGPSGAIGAPGVSGKRGPVGPQGVKGDKGDKGSVGAPGIRGETGTKGRQGQQGSIGLKGNKGNRGLVGIRGPKGECVVPLKISVYPVSQEVFADEPVIFYCWVQGHLSSKITWRKLGGTLSNATVEDGALRISSVQRSHAGLYMCTAHTGLGMFRIISRLHVKEPPKFTNRPPTVVNTLLGTNVTLCCEASGSPRPNVEWFQAHKYSVSFPVSQEDGCLQIKMGEENVDFICRAKNSFGLAETTTTVIAVTFGGLAKSKILAHYVHYLRTLRIWLNPVVQSRASYWKRCWRASEDGWVSTTFHSKCDYKGPTVTIIRVGKYIFGGYTSVSWLSNCGKKFSSSAFLFSLVNKPGWAPVKLSQTGQHSSLRHSMFSCSSYGPTFGGGHDIYISNYASSNTNSHTNLGYTYIPPSGHSYRSSFTKSFLAGSYKFQPDEVEVFYETT